In Cyprinus carpio isolate SPL01 chromosome A14, ASM1834038v1, whole genome shotgun sequence, a single window of DNA contains:
- the LOC109080763 gene encoding LOW QUALITY PROTEIN: centromere protein U-like (The sequence of the model RefSeq protein was modified relative to this genomic sequence to represent the inferred CDS: deleted 1 base in 1 codon) has product MSRMARTLKAVQRELQSAKPHAAESPQPLDISSIEKTSVFHGDQYSPHGNPLHSTALEEDLSPGPEQNKKSAPEKSGRPRARKPVLSVTDTDKTAGPPTNKGAKSVRKVKGRPLPTISEDRDNAGKKRTSSHTAKEAVKGQRSAKETSSSLGVAQRQQRSPPSSEELTDEDESFHPSKEKSIRGKRRSSSQRQSGHKQKRKSSSSTERAGPSKKARDLRSPTDLDVVLGSFQEFVTQYKQTINSEAVRRSIDAVSRSFEEQLSEIITATKELKNVKRENNKINSAINKKRTRLVEANNELIKGKTKLRNLQKDHDEMEQRLKALREGSSLLTNLQELNRKYLKHHKAHPDEVETYGPSCMPAMLMEARCIMGTEHQLKTVNDHLQQVLDETEN; this is encoded by the exons ATGAGTAGGATGGCGAGAACACTGAAAGCTGTTCAGCGGGAGCTGCAG AGTGCAAAACCTCATGCAGCAGAGTCTCCACAGCCTCTGGACATTTCATCCATAGAGAAAACCAGTGTCTTTCATGGAGATCAGTATTCTCCTCATG GGAACCCCCTTCACAGCACAGCTTTGGAAGAAGATCTCAGTCCTGGACCAGAACAGAACAAAAAGTCTGCTCCGGAGAAGTCGGGTCGACCGCGAGCTAGGAAGCCTGTTCTTAGTGTAACAGATACTGATAAGACCGCA GGACCTCCAACAAATAAAGGAGCAAAATCAGTAAG AAAAGTTAAAGGCAGACCTTTACCAACCATATCAGAAGACCGAGATAATGCAGGAAAGAAAAGAACATCAAGCCACACAGCCAAG GAAGCAgtcaaaggtcagaggtcagcaaAAGAAACCTCTTCGAGCCTGGGAGTGGCTCAGAGACAGCAGAGGTCACCTCCATCCTCAGAGGAGCTGACAGACGAGGATGAAAGTTTT CACCCAAGCAAAGAGAAGTCTATACGGGGAAAGAGGAGATCATCTAGTCAGCGGCAGAGTGGCCACAAACAGAAAAGGAAATCTTCATCTTCAACAG AAAGAGCTGGCCCCTCTAAAAAAGCCAGGGATTTGAGAAGTCCAACTGATCTTGACGTGGTGCTCGGTAGTTTTCAGGAGTTTGTCACTCAGTACAA ACAGACCATAAACTCTGAAGCAGTCAGACGCTCCATTGATGCC GTCAGTCGCTCATTTGAGGAGCAGCTCTCAGAGATA ATCACAGCAACGAAGGAACTCAAGAATGtgaaaagagaaaacaacaag ATCAACAGCGCTATTAATAAGAAGAGGACCAGACTTGTGGAAGCCAATAATGAGCTCATTAA GGGGAAGACAAAGCTGAGGAACCTTCAGAAAGATCACGATGAGATGGAACAGAGACTCAAAGCTCTGAGAGAAGGATCCTCTTTGCTAACCAACCTGCAGGAGCTCAACAGGAAGTACCTGAAGCACCATAAAGCTCATCCGGATGAGGTGGAAACG TATGGCCCATCCTGTATGCCTGCCATGTTGATGGAAGCCAGGTGCATCATGGGAACAGAGCACCAGCTAAAGACTGTCAATGACCATCTACAGCAGGTCTTAGATGAAACAGAAAATTAA